A window from Nocardioides mesophilus encodes these proteins:
- a CDS encoding DUF4012 domain-containing protein encodes MPRQVLVLLALLLLLLLVVTGWQAFSAYRHLTSAAAQMPELRELLLDGDEAELAAGTSALQEDTGAAREALDGPQWALLSAVPGIGDDVDAVRVVTVVVDDLARNAFADVVAARQVVDLADLKPTRGRIELTPLARAAPHLVDAEASVSSAADRLADLDTAGLVDGLRQPVSDLSGKVEDLQGLTAAVAHAAQLLPPMLGAEGPRDYLVLVQNNAEPRALGGIPGAVIKLRADDGRIRLLEQRPASSFGSTEPVLPLTRAEVALYGTQLGRYMQNVTATPDFPRAAHLARAMWRQGTGRRGIDGVLAIDPVALQGLLRATGPVTLPGGVRLTAENTARTLLNTVYREIEDPQAQDRFFAVAAAAIFGKVTSGGIDVPAAADALAAAAKEGRVLVWSANAREQTTIAETAVSGILRGDRKGAPVVGVYLHDRSAAKIAYYEDMDVTVRELRCAVDDGPRTLDVAVTLASNVPRDADRLPDYLTGGGNAVDVGDIRSDLLIYAPTGAVITGVRASDQATPVTTHFHEGLYVAARTFTLDPGKSVTLHYRMAVPRALSGEVRVRSTPGPAKNRFRNTSLVCP; translated from the coding sequence GTGCCCCGGCAGGTGCTCGTCCTGCTCGCGCTGCTGCTCCTGCTGCTGCTGGTGGTGACCGGCTGGCAGGCGTTCTCGGCGTACCGGCACCTCACCTCGGCCGCCGCGCAGATGCCCGAGCTGCGGGAGCTGCTGCTCGACGGCGACGAGGCCGAGCTGGCCGCCGGCACCAGCGCGCTGCAGGAGGACACCGGCGCCGCGCGGGAGGCGCTGGACGGGCCGCAGTGGGCCCTGCTCTCCGCGGTTCCGGGCATCGGCGACGACGTGGACGCGGTCCGGGTGGTGACCGTGGTCGTGGACGACCTCGCCCGCAACGCCTTCGCCGACGTGGTGGCCGCCCGCCAGGTCGTGGACCTGGCGGACCTGAAGCCGACCCGGGGTCGGATCGAGCTGACCCCGCTCGCCCGGGCGGCGCCGCACCTGGTCGACGCCGAGGCGTCGGTGAGCTCGGCGGCGGACCGGCTCGCGGACCTCGACACGGCGGGCCTCGTCGACGGGCTGCGGCAGCCGGTGAGCGACCTGAGCGGCAAGGTCGAGGACCTGCAGGGGCTCACCGCGGCCGTCGCGCACGCCGCGCAGCTGCTGCCCCCGATGCTCGGCGCCGAGGGCCCCCGCGACTACCTGGTGCTGGTGCAGAACAACGCCGAGCCGCGCGCCCTCGGCGGCATCCCGGGCGCGGTGATCAAGCTGCGCGCCGACGACGGCCGGATCCGGCTGCTGGAGCAGCGGCCGGCCAGCTCCTTCGGCAGCACCGAACCGGTGCTGCCGCTGACCCGAGCGGAGGTGGCGCTCTACGGGACCCAGCTGGGGCGCTACATGCAGAACGTGACGGCGACCCCGGACTTCCCGCGGGCCGCCCACCTGGCCCGGGCGATGTGGCGGCAGGGGACCGGCCGGCGGGGCATCGACGGGGTGCTGGCGATCGATCCGGTGGCGCTGCAGGGGCTGCTCCGGGCGACTGGTCCGGTCACCCTCCCCGGCGGGGTGCGGCTGACCGCCGAGAACACCGCGCGCACGCTGCTCAACACCGTCTACCGCGAGATCGAGGACCCGCAGGCCCAGGACCGGTTCTTCGCGGTGGCCGCGGCGGCGATCTTCGGCAAGGTCACCTCCGGCGGCATCGACGTACCCGCCGCCGCCGACGCCCTTGCCGCCGCCGCGAAGGAGGGCCGGGTGCTGGTCTGGTCGGCGAACGCCCGGGAACAGACGACCATCGCGGAGACGGCCGTGAGCGGAATCCTGCGCGGCGACCGGAAGGGCGCACCGGTCGTCGGGGTCTACCTGCACGACCGCAGCGCCGCCAAGATCGCCTACTACGAGGACATGGACGTCACGGTGCGGGAGCTCCGCTGCGCGGTCGACGACGGTCCGCGCACGTTGGACGTGGCGGTCACCCTGGCCTCGAACGTGCCGCGTGACGCGGACCGGCTGCCGGACTACCTGACCGGCGGCGGCAACGCGGTCGACGTCGGTGACATCCGCTCAGACCTGCTGATCTACGCACCGACCGGTGCGGTGATCACCGGGGTCCGCGCCAGCGACCAGGCGACGCCGGTGACCACGCACTTCCACGAGGGGCTCTACGTCGCGGCGCGCACGTTCACGCTCGACCCGGGGAAGTCGGTCACGCTGCACTACCGGATGGCGGTGCCGCGGGCGCTTTCCGGCGAGGTGAGGGTCCGGAGCACTCCTGGACCGGCCAAGAATCGGTTCCGCAACACGAGTCTGGTGTGTCCGTAA
- a CDS encoding MalY/PatB family protein, with amino-acid sequence MSLVDGATPVRPLRALRLEELRERTSIKWRAFPDDVLPLWVAEMDAPLAEPVRAALQAALERGDTGYSAGTGYAEAYADFARDRWGWCFDADASMSLPDVMLGIVELLKVLTGPGDPVIVNSPVYPPFYDFIEHLDRRVVEAPLGADHRIDLVELEDAFRASRLRTGRAAYLLCSPHNPTGTVHTREELTAVIALAEEYGVRVVVDEIHAPLVHLGERFHPFLSLPGSGRALVLVSASKAWNLAGLKSAVAVAGPDAVCDLRRVPEEATHGASHLGAIAHTAALREGRGWLDALLVDLDENRRLLADLLAERLPEIGYRPPQGTYLAWLDCRRLELDADPAEVFLERGRVALNSGPTFGTGGFGHVRLNLATTPEILTEAVSRMATALQPR; translated from the coding sequence ATGAGCCTGGTAGACGGCGCGACCCCGGTGCGGCCGCTGCGCGCGCTCCGGCTCGAGGAGCTGCGCGAGCGCACCAGCATCAAGTGGCGGGCCTTCCCCGACGACGTGCTGCCGCTGTGGGTGGCCGAGATGGACGCCCCGCTCGCCGAGCCGGTCCGGGCCGCGCTGCAGGCGGCGCTGGAGCGCGGCGACACCGGCTACTCCGCCGGCACCGGGTACGCCGAGGCCTACGCCGACTTCGCCCGGGACCGCTGGGGCTGGTGCTTCGACGCCGACGCGTCGATGTCGCTGCCGGACGTGATGCTGGGCATCGTCGAGCTGCTCAAGGTGCTGACGGGTCCGGGCGACCCGGTGATCGTGAACTCCCCGGTCTATCCGCCGTTCTACGACTTCATCGAGCACCTGGACCGGCGGGTGGTGGAGGCGCCGCTCGGCGCCGACCACCGGATCGACCTCGTCGAGCTCGAGGACGCCTTCCGGGCCAGCCGGCTGCGCACCGGCCGCGCGGCGTACCTGCTCTGCAGCCCGCACAACCCCACCGGCACCGTCCACACCCGCGAGGAGCTGACCGCGGTGATCGCCCTCGCCGAGGAGTACGGCGTCCGGGTCGTCGTCGACGAGATCCATGCGCCGCTGGTCCACCTCGGCGAGCGGTTCCACCCGTTCCTGTCGCTGCCCGGCTCCGGCCGCGCCCTCGTGCTGGTCTCCGCCTCGAAGGCGTGGAACCTGGCCGGCCTGAAGTCGGCGGTCGCGGTGGCCGGCCCGGACGCGGTGTGCGACCTGCGCCGCGTGCCGGAGGAGGCCACGCACGGCGCCAGCCACCTCGGGGCGATCGCGCACACCGCGGCGCTGCGCGAGGGCCGGGGCTGGCTCGACGCGCTGCTGGTCGACCTCGACGAGAACCGGCGGTTGCTCGCGGACCTGCTCGCCGAGCGGCTGCCGGAGATCGGCTACCGGCCGCCGCAGGGCACCTACCTGGCCTGGTTGGACTGCCGCCGGCTCGAGCTCGACGCCGATCCGGCCGAGGTGTTCCTGGAGCGGGGGCGGGTGGCGCTGAACTCGGGGCCGACCTTCGGCACCGGCGGCTTCGGGCACGTGCGGCTCAACCTGGCCACCACCCCGGAGATCCTCACCGAGGCGGTGTCGCGGATGGCGACCGCGCTGCAGCCCCGCTGA
- a CDS encoding Fur family transcriptional regulator, whose protein sequence is MPAEPPASPEHPAVPATDDWQAQLRAKGYRLTPQRELVLAAVQRLGHATPDEVLAAAREESPAVNLSTVYRTLELLEELGLVRHAHLTDRAPTYHSTTAPTHAHLVCRDCGRVGELPARDLDPLTELLRRDHGFEPDLGHLTIFGTCRDCLGATGPG, encoded by the coding sequence ATGCCAGCCGAGCCGCCCGCGTCCCCCGAGCACCCCGCGGTGCCCGCGACGGACGACTGGCAGGCGCAGCTGCGGGCCAAGGGTTACCGGCTGACGCCGCAGCGCGAGCTGGTGCTGGCCGCGGTGCAGCGCCTCGGGCACGCCACCCCCGACGAGGTGCTGGCCGCCGCGCGGGAGGAGTCGCCGGCGGTGAACCTGTCGACGGTGTACCGCACGCTGGAGCTGCTCGAGGAGCTCGGGCTGGTACGGCACGCCCACCTGACGGACCGCGCGCCGACGTACCACTCGACCACGGCGCCCACCCATGCCCACCTGGTGTGCCGGGACTGCGGACGGGTCGGCGAGCTGCCCGCGCGTGACCTGGACCCGCTCACCGAGCTGTTGCGGCGCGACCACGGGTTCGAGCCGGACCTGGGGCACCTGACGATCTTCGGGACGTGCCGCGACTGCCTCGGCGCGACCGGGCCCGGCTGA
- a CDS encoding ATP-binding SpoIIE family protein phosphatase, producing MAERFSRLAMLTSALGAAVTVDEVVRTALHQAMNIEGVVRAGLALSEGAGRELRFVSTDDESLGPLNVRWCTIDGFEDVPLARTVRTAAPVWLGTLADLEAAFPDLAPRQRILGTKSMASVPLIVEGSCVGGLLFSYDREVVHLPEHQAFLAAFAAQVAQAVNRGLAYQVQHSTSEQLQRSLMPHSLPELPGLAIGSHFQPGGVNVDVGGDWYDVLELADGSVVLTLGDVMGKGLQAAIVMSEIRAATRAYAVLDPDPATVLARLSDLVGYLPAADQVVTMLYGLIEPDRKAMRLGMAGHPPPLLVTPEGRPTVLDHEVGPALGLGSGSWQGLRVPIEDGATVLFYSDGLVETRQQDLFDGIDRLRDWVGELAPRRRNPRELCARLSQLMGTGDAEDDVTILAVTAAPGQRRASRELPADPSAAGLARRFVTSVLQDWSVTEAVVDTAQLCVSELVTNAVIHSGTTSSVTVQVDDEYVMVLVQDRGGRGAVRQPEELQPESISGRGLSLVDALTSAWSAEHSTDGTTVWFELALDPAEVDPESLLAMFS from the coding sequence ATGGCTGAGCGATTCAGCCGCCTGGCGATGCTCACGTCTGCCCTCGGCGCCGCCGTCACGGTGGACGAGGTGGTCCGCACGGCCCTCCACCAGGCGATGAACATCGAGGGCGTCGTGCGCGCCGGGCTCGCGCTCAGCGAGGGCGCCGGCCGCGAGCTCCGGTTCGTCTCCACCGACGACGAGTCCCTGGGCCCGCTGAACGTCCGCTGGTGCACGATCGACGGCTTCGAGGACGTGCCGCTCGCGCGGACCGTCCGGACCGCGGCGCCCGTCTGGCTGGGGACGCTAGCCGACCTCGAGGCGGCCTTTCCTGACCTCGCGCCCCGGCAGCGGATCCTCGGCACCAAGAGCATGGCCTCGGTGCCGCTGATCGTCGAGGGCAGCTGCGTCGGCGGCCTGCTGTTCTCCTACGACCGCGAGGTCGTCCACCTGCCGGAGCACCAGGCGTTCCTCGCGGCGTTCGCGGCCCAGGTGGCGCAGGCGGTCAACCGCGGGCTGGCCTACCAGGTGCAGCACTCCACCTCCGAGCAGCTGCAGCGCAGCCTGATGCCGCACTCCCTGCCCGAGCTGCCCGGGCTCGCGATCGGGTCGCACTTCCAGCCCGGCGGCGTCAACGTCGACGTGGGCGGCGACTGGTACGACGTGCTGGAGCTCGCCGACGGCTCGGTCGTGCTGACCCTCGGCGACGTGATGGGCAAGGGCCTGCAGGCTGCGATCGTGATGAGCGAGATCCGCGCGGCCACCCGGGCCTACGCCGTGCTCGACCCCGACCCGGCCACGGTGCTGGCCCGGCTCAGCGACCTGGTGGGCTACCTGCCGGCCGCCGACCAGGTCGTCACGATGCTCTACGGCCTCATCGAGCCGGACCGGAAGGCAATGAGGCTCGGCATGGCCGGCCACCCGCCGCCGCTGCTGGTCACTCCCGAGGGGCGGCCGACCGTGCTCGACCACGAGGTCGGCCCGGCGCTCGGCCTGGGCTCCGGCTCCTGGCAGGGCCTGCGGGTCCCGATCGAGGACGGCGCCACCGTGCTGTTCTACAGCGACGGCCTCGTCGAGACCCGGCAGCAGGACCTGTTCGACGGCATCGACCGGCTGCGCGACTGGGTCGGGGAGCTGGCCCCGCGCCGCCGCAACCCGCGCGAGCTCTGCGCCCGGCTCAGCCAGCTGATGGGCACCGGCGACGCCGAGGACGACGTGACGATCCTGGCGGTGACCGCGGCCCCCGGCCAGCGGCGCGCCTCCCGCGAGCTCCCGGCCGACCCGAGCGCGGCCGGGCTGGCCCGCCGCTTCGTCACCTCGGTGCTCCAGGACTGGTCGGTCACCGAGGCGGTCGTGGACACCGCGCAGCTGTGCGTCTCCGAGCTGGTCACCAACGCGGTGATCCACTCCGGCACCACGTCGTCGGTGACGGTGCAGGTCGACGACGAGTACGTCATGGTGCTGGTGCAGGACCGGGGCGGTCGCGGCGCCGTACGCCAGCCCGAGGAGCTCCAGCCGGAGAGCATCTCCGGGCGCGGGCTCTCGCTGGTGGACGCGCTGACCTCGGCCTGGAGCGCGGAGCACAGCACCGACGGCACCACGGTCTGGTTCGAGCTGGCTCTCGACCCCGCCGAGGTCGACCCGGAGTCACTGCTCGCGATGTTCTCCTAG
- a CDS encoding FABP family protein, with protein sequence MPFEIPDNLHPDCAPIAWLLGTWRGNGHGDYPTIEAFQFGQECIFTHDGRPFFHYMSRAWIVDEQGVKVRDAAIETGFIRCKADGGFEWLLTHNTGFAEIWHGTAEIGTPRLEMTTDAVARTETAKEYTGGHRMYGMVEGDLLWAYDMAAVGQPLQPHLWGRLVRQ encoded by the coding sequence ATGCCGTTCGAGATCCCGGACAACCTGCACCCCGACTGCGCCCCGATCGCGTGGCTGCTGGGGACGTGGCGCGGCAACGGCCACGGTGACTACCCCACGATCGAGGCGTTCCAGTTCGGCCAGGAGTGCATCTTCACCCACGACGGCCGGCCGTTCTTCCACTACATGAGCCGGGCCTGGATCGTCGACGAGCAGGGCGTCAAGGTGCGCGACGCTGCCATCGAGACCGGCTTCATCCGGTGCAAGGCCGACGGCGGCTTCGAGTGGCTGCTGACGCACAACACCGGCTTCGCCGAGATATGGCACGGCACCGCCGAGATCGGCACCCCGCGCCTGGAGATGACCACCGACGCGGTGGCCCGCACCGAGACCGCCAAGGAGTACACCGGCGGGCACCGGATGTACGGCATGGTCGAGGGCGACCTGCTCTGGGCCTACGACATGGCCGCGGTCGGCCAGCCGCTGCAGCCGCACCTGTGGGGTCGGCTCGTCCGGCAGTAG
- a CDS encoding DsrE family protein, which translates to MADRLVVKVTCGTDDLERCNQAFTVAAAGVAAGVPVSLWLTGEAAWFAVPGRAEQVTLPHATPLADLLAILLEGGHVTVCTQCAVRREIAESDVLPGLRVAGAATFVEEVLADGTQALVY; encoded by the coding sequence ATGGCGGACCGACTGGTGGTGAAGGTGACCTGCGGCACGGACGACCTGGAGCGCTGCAACCAGGCCTTCACGGTCGCCGCCGCCGGGGTCGCGGCGGGGGTGCCGGTCTCGCTCTGGCTGACCGGCGAGGCGGCCTGGTTCGCGGTTCCCGGACGTGCCGAGCAGGTGACGCTGCCGCACGCCACCCCGCTGGCCGACCTGCTGGCGATCCTGCTGGAGGGCGGCCACGTCACCGTGTGCACCCAGTGCGCCGTACGCCGCGAGATCGCCGAGTCCGACGTGCTCCCCGGGCTCCGGGTCGCCGGCGCCGCCACCTTCGTCGAGGAGGTCCTCGCGGACGGCACCCAGGCGCTGGTCTACTAG
- a CDS encoding polysaccharide biosynthesis tyrosine autokinase gives MELRDYLRVIRRRWLLIVSCVLVVVGVAAAVTFTATPIYQSTARLFVSTPDQRGDSAYQGSLFSIQRVASYAELASDRELARRVIKDLGLDLEPEALADKVTATVKPETVILEIQVTDPDPKRAQKLAQTLAEEVADYIAEIETPPGRANAPIKASLVGTATVPNSPISPQPVRNLGLGLVLGLLLGLGLAVLRELLDTSVKGPADIAEITETPVLGGILFDSQAPKRPLLTQLDSHSPRVEAFRILRTNLQFVDVDQDKKVIVFTSSVPGEGKTSTATNIALALHTAGQRTLLIDADMRRPQLAKLFDLEPAVGLTTVLLGRIDLADAIQVHADSGLAVLASGNLPPNPAELLQSQAMKVLLEEVREDYDVVVLDAPPLLPVTDAAIIASQVDGAVIVVRQGKTTRDQFGHSLERLEAVGARSLGVAMNMVPAKRRQGGYSYGGYGYGGYGYGYAPEGRRRKKS, from the coding sequence GTGGAACTGCGCGACTACCTGCGCGTCATCCGCCGCCGCTGGCTGCTGATCGTGTCCTGCGTGCTCGTCGTGGTCGGCGTCGCCGCCGCCGTGACGTTCACCGCCACCCCGATCTACCAGTCCACGGCCCGGCTGTTCGTGTCCACGCCGGACCAGCGGGGGGACTCCGCCTACCAGGGCAGCCTGTTCTCCATCCAGCGCGTCGCGTCGTACGCCGAGCTGGCCTCCGACCGGGAGCTCGCCCGCCGGGTGATCAAGGACCTCGGGCTCGACCTCGAGCCGGAGGCGCTGGCCGACAAGGTCACCGCCACCGTGAAGCCCGAGACGGTCATCCTCGAGATCCAGGTGACCGACCCCGACCCGAAGCGGGCCCAGAAGCTGGCCCAGACGCTCGCCGAGGAGGTCGCGGACTACATCGCCGAGATCGAGACGCCGCCGGGCCGCGCCAACGCACCGATCAAGGCGAGCCTGGTCGGCACCGCCACGGTGCCGAACAGCCCGATCTCGCCGCAGCCGGTGCGCAACCTCGGGCTCGGCCTCGTGCTCGGGCTGCTGCTCGGGCTGGGCCTCGCGGTGCTGCGCGAGCTGCTCGACACCAGCGTCAAGGGTCCCGCCGACATCGCCGAGATCACCGAGACCCCGGTCCTCGGCGGCATCCTCTTCGACAGCCAGGCCCCGAAGCGGCCGCTGCTCACCCAGCTGGACAGCCACAGCCCCCGGGTGGAGGCGTTCCGGATCCTGCGGACCAACCTGCAGTTCGTCGACGTGGACCAGGACAAGAAGGTCATCGTCTTCACCAGCTCGGTCCCCGGCGAGGGCAAGACCAGCACCGCGACGAACATCGCGCTGGCGCTGCACACCGCCGGCCAGCGGACGCTGCTGATCGACGCCGACATGCGCCGCCCGCAGCTCGCGAAGCTGTTCGACCTCGAGCCGGCGGTCGGCCTGACCACGGTGCTGCTGGGCCGGATCGACCTCGCCGACGCCATCCAGGTGCACGCCGACTCCGGTCTCGCCGTGCTGGCCAGCGGCAACCTGCCGCCGAACCCGGCCGAGCTGCTGCAGTCCCAGGCGATGAAGGTGCTGCTCGAGGAGGTCCGCGAGGACTACGACGTCGTGGTGCTCGACGCGCCGCCGCTGCTGCCGGTCACCGACGCGGCGATCATCGCCTCCCAGGTCGACGGCGCGGTGATCGTGGTCCGCCAGGGCAAGACCACCCGGGACCAGTTCGGGCACTCCCTCGAGCGTCTCGAGGCCGTCGGCGCCCGCTCGCTCGGCGTCGCGATGAACATGGTCCCCGCGAAGCGCCGGCAGGGCGGTTACAGCTACGGGGGCTACGGGTACGGCGGCTACGGGTACGGCTACGCCCCCGAGGGCCGGCGCCGCAAGAAGAGCTGA
- a CDS encoding sigma factor-like helix-turn-helix DNA-binding protein: MQRKVVVLRHWLGLSVEETARELGIGAGTVKSHTSRGIEKLKAALALQDGDEPGAASEQPRTAPAPSGAPGVS; encoded by the coding sequence ATGCAACGCAAGGTGGTCGTGCTCCGGCACTGGCTGGGCCTGTCGGTCGAGGAGACCGCGCGCGAGCTCGGCATCGGGGCCGGGACGGTCAAGAGCCACACGTCGCGGGGGATCGAGAAGCTGAAGGCGGCGCTCGCTCTCCAGGACGGGGACGAGCCGGGTGCGGCGAGTGAGCAGCCGCGCACCGCGCCGGCACCTTCCGGGGCGCCCGGCGTCTCCTGA
- a CDS encoding DUF488 family protein: MATLLTVGHGEATQTQLTDLLAGAGVGLVVDVRRFPGSRRHPHFARAEMEQWLPASGIGYRWEPRLGGRRRVPRDDADADSDPWWRVAAFRAYAAHTRTPEFRAATGDLLADVSGREDRVAIMCSESLWWRCHRRLIADAAVLLDHVSVRHLGHDGKLTDHVPAAGARISAEGLRYDLADAVP; this comes from the coding sequence ATGGCCACCCTTCTCACCGTCGGACACGGCGAGGCGACCCAGACCCAGCTCACCGACCTGCTGGCAGGTGCCGGCGTGGGCCTGGTCGTGGATGTCCGGCGCTTCCCCGGCAGCCGGCGCCACCCCCACTTCGCCCGGGCCGAGATGGAGCAGTGGCTTCCCGCGTCGGGCATCGGGTACCGGTGGGAACCGCGTCTGGGCGGACGGCGACGCGTGCCCCGCGACGACGCCGACGCCGACTCCGACCCGTGGTGGCGGGTGGCTGCCTTCCGCGCCTACGCGGCGCACACCCGCACCCCGGAGTTCCGGGCCGCGACCGGTGACCTCCTGGCCGACGTCTCCGGACGCGAGGACCGGGTCGCGATCATGTGCAGCGAGTCGCTGTGGTGGCGGTGTCACCGCCGGCTCATCGCCGACGCCGCGGTGCTGCTCGATCACGTGTCCGTGCGTCACCTGGGGCACGACGGCAAGCTCACCGACCACGTCCCCGCGGCCGGGGCGCGGATCAGCGCCGAAGGGCTGCGCTACGACCTGGCCGACGCCGTACCCTGA
- a CDS encoding 3-keto-5-aminohexanoate cleavage protein, giving the protein MDDARPDPSKLLITVAPTGAETSKADCPQLPTTLEELVETARRCQAAGAAMVHVHIRDERHEPTLDLGRLTATVEALHEQTDLVVQLSTGGSVHDPLDRRLKVLDAQPDSCSLTMGTTNFGDDVFSNPWPFITELYQLSQEREVVPEFELFDLGHVAALNRLLDKFGLPYGGRVHVDLVMGVPGGMPGTADALVAAVAGLPAEVTSWSATGIGRSTLPVALASLSKGGHLRVGMEDVLTLAKGVPVEHNEQLVSRVVELGRIVQRTPMTPAEAAELLQVKRR; this is encoded by the coding sequence ATGGACGACGCCCGCCCGGACCCGAGCAAGCTGCTGATCACGGTCGCCCCGACCGGCGCCGAGACCAGCAAGGCCGACTGCCCGCAACTGCCCACGACGCTGGAGGAGCTCGTCGAGACGGCGCGTCGCTGCCAGGCCGCCGGCGCGGCCATGGTCCACGTGCACATCCGCGACGAGCGGCACGAGCCGACCCTCGACCTCGGCCGGCTCACCGCGACGGTGGAGGCGCTGCACGAGCAGACAGACCTCGTCGTCCAGCTCTCCACCGGCGGCAGCGTCCACGATCCGCTGGACCGGCGCCTGAAGGTGCTCGACGCGCAGCCGGACTCCTGCAGCCTGACGATGGGCACCACGAACTTCGGCGACGACGTCTTCTCCAACCCGTGGCCGTTCATCACCGAGCTCTACCAGCTCAGCCAGGAGCGCGAGGTGGTGCCCGAGTTCGAGCTGTTCGACCTCGGCCACGTCGCCGCGCTGAACCGGCTGCTGGACAAGTTCGGCCTGCCGTACGGCGGCCGGGTGCACGTCGACCTGGTGATGGGGGTGCCGGGGGGCATGCCGGGCACCGCCGACGCCCTGGTGGCCGCCGTCGCCGGGCTGCCCGCGGAGGTGACCTCTTGGTCGGCCACCGGCATCGGCCGCTCCACCCTGCCGGTCGCGCTCGCCTCGCTGAGCAAGGGCGGCCACCTGCGGGTCGGCATGGAGGACGTGCTGACGCTGGCCAAGGGCGTGCCGGTCGAGCACAACGAGCAGCTGGTCAGCCGGGTGGTCGAGCTCGGCCGGATCGTGCAGCGCACCCCGATGACGCCGGCCGAGGCGGCCGAGCTGCTGCAGGTCAAGCGCCGCTAG
- the dtd gene encoding D-aminoacyl-tRNA deacylase — translation MRAVIQRVLSASVVVDGTVVGAIEEPGLLALVGVTHTDGPAEVAWMARKIWELRILREERSASDVGAPILAVSQFTLYADARKGRRPTWNAAAPGAVSEPLFEAVCGELERLGATVARGVFGADMRVELVNDGPVTLVLDTP, via the coding sequence ATGCGCGCCGTGATCCAGCGAGTTCTTTCCGCCTCCGTCGTTGTTGACGGGACGGTCGTCGGTGCGATCGAGGAGCCGGGCCTGCTGGCCCTGGTCGGCGTGACGCACACCGACGGTCCGGCCGAGGTGGCCTGGATGGCCCGCAAGATCTGGGAGCTGCGGATCCTGCGCGAGGAGAGGTCCGCCTCGGACGTCGGGGCGCCGATCCTCGCGGTCAGCCAGTTCACGTTGTACGCCGACGCCCGCAAGGGCCGCCGCCCGACCTGGAACGCCGCCGCGCCGGGCGCCGTCTCGGAGCCGCTCTTCGAGGCCGTCTGCGGGGAGCTCGAGCGGCTCGGGGCGACCGTCGCGCGCGGCGTCTTCGGTGCCGACATGCGCGTCGAGCTGGTGAACGACGGGCCGGTCACCCTGGTGCTCGACACCCCCTGA